A genome region from Candidatus Omnitrophota bacterium includes the following:
- a CDS encoding sigma-70 family RNA polymerase sigma factor, translating to MISRLSEHSSDSALLEACCQHDEFAFKLLYDRYSKLVYSAIHKWIKTYASKKEDRKEDIKDVFQEAFIDMVENNFSRLRQAKDPNKLSGLIFIIAHHRAGKYFTKKWKEGEFVEKDLKNIPSPENIIENLTREEQNSIAEKFLNTLSKKEYDIMELHLHRGFKYDEIAAAMRLSRVYVGVIINRVKNKMKLYIKNKYGEV from the coding sequence ATGATAAGCAGACTTAGTGAGCATAGTTCCGATAGCGCATTACTCGAAGCATGCTGTCAGCATGATGAATTCGCTTTTAAATTACTTTACGACCGGTATAGTAAGCTTGTTTATAGCGCTATCCATAAATGGATAAAAACATATGCATCTAAGAAAGAAGATCGGAAAGAAGATATCAAGGACGTTTTTCAGGAAGCATTTATAGATATGGTGGAGAACAATTTTTCGAGACTGCGACAGGCAAAGGATCCGAATAAATTAAGTGGTCTTATTTTTATAATTGCGCATCACAGAGCTGGTAAATATTTTACTAAAAAATGGAAAGAAGGCGAGTTTGTAGAAAAAGATTTAAAAAATATACCATCTCCGGAAAATATTATTGAAAATCTTACTAGAGAAGAACAGAATTCAATCGCGGAAAAATTCTTAAATACTTTGAGCAAAAAAGAATACGATATCATGGAGTTGCATCTTCATAGAGGTTTTAAATATGACGAAATTGCCGCAGCTATGAGACTTTCTAGGGTGTACGTCGGTGTTATTATTAACAGGGTAAAAAACAAGATGAAGCTTTATATTAAGAATAAATATGGCGAAGTATAA
- a CDS encoding zf-HC2 domain-containing protein, translating to MKRKRDAIDSLFINYFKHKYGEEKELPRGGVEHIKSGVEIKSPLDLIPKEKKTTCPPDVKLGAYINNVLKGNEKAALEKHLSTCPGCKDKVESGREIVEKFEEGKLPNVPDSISFPISDLKKTSRK from the coding sequence ATGAAACGCAAAAGGGACGCAATCGATAGTTTATTTATAAATTATTTTAAACATAAATATGGTGAAGAAAAAGAGTTGCCCCGCGGTGGCGTGGAGCATATAAAATCCGGCGTGGAGATTAAATCCCCGCTTGATTTAATTCCAAAAGAGAAGAAGACCACATGCCCACCAGATGTCAAATTAGGCGCATATATAAATAATGTACTTAAAGGAAACGAGAAGGCGGCGCTTGAAAAACATTTATCGACTTGTCCCGGTTGTAAAGATAAAGTCGAATCTGGCCGCGAAATAGTAGAAAAATTCGAAGAAGGAAAGCTCCCGAACGTTCCGGATAGTATTTCTTTTCCCATATCCGATCTTAAAAAGACATCCCGCAAGTAA
- a CDS encoding site-specific DNA-methyltransferase has protein sequence MKIQKVEVSKINPAPYNPRVDLKPGDQDYEALKASIHTFGYVEPLVWNERTGTLVSGHQRLKVLIEEGAPEIEVSVVDLPLEKEKALNLALNKIRGDWNKDKLAEILEELSGTPEIELTGFNAPEISEILDRAEEVKEDEFNADEELNKIDQAITKEGDLIILGKHRLLCGDSSKEEDVAKLIGDSKVNLIFTDPPYNVDYYGGNRPTPENARPKQCKNWKRIYNDNLTQGEYETWLKQIITNVTPYIGSGAPIYIWNGSKQFGPMYTMLAELGFHVSCVITWAKESFSIGYSDYQMQTEFCLYGWKEDNGAHKWHGPNNETNLWQIKRDSTSSYNHPTQKPVALAHRAIKNSSKRGDIVLDLFLGSGTTLIGAEGLNRVCYGMEIDPNYCDVIVKRFIKLVGEENVSEEIRDKYIGKEKGGETENG, from the coding sequence ATGAAGATTCAAAAAGTAGAAGTGAGTAAAATTAACCCGGCTCCTTATAATCCGAGGGTCGACCTTAAGCCGGGCGATCAGGATTATGAAGCGCTGAAAGCGAGTATCCATACATTCGGCTATGTCGAGCCGCTTGTTTGGAATGAAAGGACGGGGACGCTTGTAAGCGGTCACCAGAGGCTAAAGGTATTAATAGAGGAAGGCGCCCCCGAAATAGAGGTAAGCGTTGTGGATTTACCGCTTGAAAAGGAAAAAGCCCTAAACCTTGCTTTAAACAAAATCCGAGGCGATTGGAACAAGGATAAGCTGGCCGAGATTTTAGAGGAACTATCCGGCACCCCTGAAATCGAGCTCACGGGTTTTAATGCTCCTGAGATAAGCGAGATTTTGGATAGGGCTGAAGAGGTAAAAGAAGATGAATTTAACGCAGATGAAGAGCTTAATAAAATAGATCAAGCTATTACCAAGGAAGGTGATCTTATCATCCTTGGTAAGCACAGGCTTCTATGCGGTGATTCATCAAAAGAGGAAGACGTGGCAAAGTTAATAGGAGATAGTAAGGTAAATCTTATATTTACCGATCCTCCATATAACGTTGATTATTATGGAGGTAATCGCCCGACTCCTGAGAATGCGCGACCAAAGCAATGTAAAAATTGGAAGCGCATATACAACGATAACCTAACTCAGGGCGAATATGAGACGTGGTTAAAACAGATCATTACCAATGTCACACCTTATATAGGAAGCGGCGCGCCTATATATATCTGGAACGGATCAAAGCAGTTCGGTCCGATGTATACGATGCTGGCAGAGTTAGGATTCCATGTATCGTGCGTTATTACATGGGCGAAGGAGAGTTTCTCAATAGGATATTCTGACTACCAGATGCAGACAGAGTTCTGCCTCTACGGCTGGAAAGAAGATAATGGCGCCCATAAATGGCATGGCCCCAATAACGAGACCAATTTATGGCAGATAAAGAGAGACTCGACTTCAAGCTATAATCACCCGACACAAAAGCCAGTAGCGTTAGCACATCGCGCGATAAAGAATAGTTCCAAGCGAGGAGATATCGTTCTCGATTTATTCCTTGGCTCAGGGACTACTCTAATCGGCGCGGAAGGCCTGAACAGAGTCTGTTACGGAATGGAAATAGACCCGAATTATTGTGACGTGATTGTAAAAAGATTTATAAAGTTGGTTGGCGAAGAAAATGTTTCAGAAGAAATCCGCGACAAATATATAGGTAAAGAAAAAGGAGGTGAAACAGAAAATGGATAA